In a genomic window of Pseudodesulfovibrio sp. JC047:
- the cbiM gene encoding cobalt transporter CbiM — protein MHISEGVLSAPVLLSGAGLAFVGTAIGLKKIDYDEIMPVAILSAAFFIASLIHVPIGPANGHLILNGLLGVVLGWAAFPSILVALVLQAVLFQFGGLTVLGVNTFTMAAPAVLSFYVFRPLLIKGTGSRFAAAFMCGFSAMLLSTILTASALAVSGDAFKEAASLLFYAHLPIMVIEGVITGFAYTFLAKVKPEVLAA, from the coding sequence ATGCACATTTCCGAAGGCGTTCTTTCTGCTCCCGTGCTTTTGAGCGGGGCCGGGCTGGCTTTTGTCGGCACGGCCATTGGGTTGAAGAAGATTGATTATGACGAGATCATGCCGGTGGCCATTTTGTCAGCGGCATTTTTCATTGCATCACTTATTCATGTTCCGATCGGCCCGGCAAACGGCCATCTGATTTTGAATGGCCTTCTTGGTGTGGTTCTTGGCTGGGCGGCCTTTCCGTCCATTCTCGTGGCACTGGTCCTTCAGGCTGTGTTGTTCCAATTCGGCGGGCTGACCGTGCTCGGTGTGAATACATTCACCATGGCCGCACCAGCCGTGTTGAGTTTTTATGTGTTTCGGCCCTTACTTATTAAGGGGACTGGCAGTCGTTTTGCCGCCGCTTTCATGTGCGGTTTTTCAGCCATGCTTCTCAGTACCATTTTGACAGCTTCGGCGTTGGCTGTGTCTGGTGATGCCTTCAAAGAAGCTGCATCGCTGCTGTTTTATGCGCATTTGCCGATTATGGTCATCGAAGGGGTGATCACCGGATTTGCCTATACTTTTCTTGCCAAAGTCAAACCGGAGGTGCTTGCTGCATGA
- a CDS encoding DUF3108 domain-containing protein, whose product MRKPVILVSLVWVLLAAPLAHAVETVPFGPGEKLSYEIYWTFIHAGDAVLEVMPDTEINGTPARYFKATASTVPWVDAFYKVRDVLEAWTDLEVTHSLRYTKDQNEGTYHKKVDLVFDKETNQSRRYTRGILQHTLDQPVDVFDPMSVLFSFRKQILYKSMQFGANVSDGKKTVVGESTVEAMETIKTGIGPIQCFRVRLDIKHLSGVFKKSRDAELLVWFSADARRIPVKVKSKVKVGHFTMELVGYQPPSSSKKETAR is encoded by the coding sequence ATGCGAAAACCTGTCATCCTCGTGAGTCTTGTTTGGGTGCTTCTGGCCGCACCCTTGGCCCATGCCGTAGAAACCGTCCCTTTTGGGCCGGGAGAAAAACTTTCCTACGAAATATATTGGACGTTTATCCATGCGGGTGATGCCGTGCTGGAGGTCATGCCGGATACGGAGATCAACGGTACCCCTGCCCGATATTTCAAGGCCACGGCCTCGACCGTGCCGTGGGTGGATGCGTTTTATAAAGTGCGTGACGTGCTTGAAGCGTGGACGGATCTGGAAGTGACGCATTCTTTGCGGTACACGAAAGACCAGAATGAAGGGACGTACCACAAGAAGGTCGATCTGGTGTTCGATAAGGAGACCAATCAGTCCAGACGATATACGCGGGGCATTTTGCAACACACTTTGGACCAGCCCGTGGACGTTTTTGACCCCATGTCTGTCCTTTTTAGTTTTCGCAAACAGATTTTGTACAAATCCATGCAGTTTGGCGCCAATGTTTCTGACGGCAAGAAAACCGTTGTTGGTGAATCCACGGTAGAAGCCATGGAAACCATCAAGACCGGGATCGGACCGATACAGTGCTTCCGGGTTCGGCTGGATATCAAACACCTGTCCGGGGTGTTCAAGAAATCCCGCGACGCCGAATTGCTTGTCTGGTTCTCGGCAGATGCCAGACGAATTCCGGTGAAAGTCAAATCCAAGGTCAAGGTGGGGCATTTCACCATGGAGCTGGTCGGGTATCAGCCTCCTTCGTCTTCAAAGAAAGAGACAGCTCGTTAA
- a CDS encoding hemolysin III family protein, giving the protein MSCSLRDPLSGLTHCIAAFLAVLGTVLLILRSVNPAMPWHIVTFSIFGGGMILLYTASTLYHWLPVSEYWIRFLRRVDHSMIFFYIAATYTPICLIPLRGPWGWSLFGVIWGLAVAGIVMKIFWLTAPRWLSTGIYLAMGWLVLVGIYPLYQSLSGPALAWLVAGGLVYSIGAVVYAVKWPDPIPTIFGFHEIFHLFVIGGSACHFVVMYWYI; this is encoded by the coding sequence GTGAGCTGTTCGTTGCGTGATCCTCTCAGTGGATTGACCCATTGTATTGCGGCCTTCTTGGCCGTATTGGGAACCGTTTTGCTTATTTTGCGATCGGTGAACCCTGCCATGCCATGGCATATCGTGACCTTTTCCATCTTTGGCGGAGGCATGATTCTCTTGTATACGGCCAGTACCTTATACCACTGGCTGCCTGTTTCCGAATATTGGATTCGATTTTTACGGCGAGTGGATCATTCCATGATCTTTTTTTATATCGCCGCGACCTACACGCCAATTTGTCTCATCCCGCTCAGAGGTCCATGGGGATGGTCCCTTTTTGGCGTGATTTGGGGACTGGCCGTGGCTGGTATTGTCATGAAGATCTTTTGGCTGACCGCCCCGCGTTGGCTCTCTACCGGAATCTATCTCGCCATGGGTTGGCTGGTCTTGGTGGGGATTTATCCGCTCTATCAGTCCCTTTCCGGTCCGGCCTTGGCCTGGCTCGTGGCTGGCGGTCTGGTGTATTCCATCGGTGCCGTTGTTTATGCCGTGAAATGGCCTGATCCTATTCCCACTATTTTTGGTTTCCATGAAATATTCCATCTTTTCGTCATTGGCGGGAGTGCCTGTCATTTCGTGGTGATGTATTGGTATATTTGA
- a CDS encoding ATP-binding protein encodes MSILFGNYIRGRRESLRKDNPEYSIRRVAKRIGIHHSYLSKVERGEPASFSERTVKALAKELEEDPDLLMAMNGKISEEIRRAIFDVPELFPCFVRHIKSSPRPDAGQCELAVLRSLRDMSVVQMDSSMRIVWAKTDGTCSRCMEGRKCYEFLYDSGEPCAGCPTLEALQKGEYAGGEIRLPNGDVRLVGSTPLGRGAQVTGAINFAVDVSSGKKREHVRREAEAMMLHDIRSPLAGLIGMIRTMQYDTNLTSMQVADLAMMERAAEELLTQVSGALDMQLIENGQLPYTPGTVNVGELICLLAKGFTAGERFRGVDLSLSVNGRPLASEDRVWARADSGLTMRLLSNLMTNAMEASGAGDTVQVRLENGSGVRVKVSNPAVVPQEMRSRFFEKSVSWGKTNGFGLGTYGAKLMAEFMNGSIDFTSNEADGTTVTVSLPGAVARA; translated from the coding sequence ATGAGCATACTTTTTGGAAATTACATCCGAGGGCGACGTGAATCGTTACGAAAAGACAATCCCGAGTATTCCATCCGGCGCGTTGCCAAGCGGATAGGCATCCATCATTCATATTTGAGTAAGGTCGAGCGGGGGGAGCCTGCATCGTTTTCCGAGCGGACTGTGAAGGCGTTGGCAAAGGAACTGGAGGAGGATCCTGATTTGCTGATGGCCATGAACGGAAAGATTTCCGAAGAGATTCGCCGGGCGATTTTTGATGTCCCGGAATTGTTTCCCTGTTTTGTGCGTCATATCAAGTCGTCACCCCGGCCCGATGCCGGGCAGTGCGAGTTGGCTGTCTTGCGGAGTTTGCGAGATATGAGTGTGGTGCAGATGGATTCGTCCATGCGGATTGTCTGGGCCAAGACGGATGGAACGTGTTCCCGGTGCATGGAAGGGCGAAAGTGCTATGAATTTCTGTATGATTCAGGAGAGCCATGTGCAGGGTGTCCAACGTTGGAAGCCTTGCAAAAAGGGGAATACGCAGGCGGAGAGATCCGTTTGCCCAATGGGGATGTGCGTTTGGTGGGCAGCACGCCACTTGGACGAGGTGCACAGGTAACTGGTGCGATCAATTTTGCGGTGGATGTATCCAGCGGGAAAAAAAGGGAACACGTTCGCCGGGAGGCTGAGGCGATGATGTTGCACGATATCCGGTCGCCGCTGGCTGGCCTGATCGGCATGATTCGGACCATGCAGTATGATACCAATTTGACCAGTATGCAGGTTGCCGACCTTGCGATGATGGAGCGGGCGGCAGAGGAATTGTTGACGCAGGTGTCCGGGGCTTTGGATATGCAACTGATTGAAAACGGGCAGTTGCCGTACACACCGGGCACGGTGAACGTGGGGGAGCTGATTTGTTTGTTGGCAAAAGGGTTTACCGCTGGCGAACGGTTTCGGGGTGTTGACCTTTCCTTGTCTGTGAATGGTCGGCCCCTGGCGAGTGAGGATCGGGTCTGGGCCAGGGCGGATAGCGGTTTGACCATGCGGCTGTTGAGTAACCTGATGACCAATGCCATGGAAGCGTCTGGTGCGGGGGATACCGTGCAGGTTCGGTTAGAGAATGGCTCGGGCGTCCGGGTCAAGGTTTCCAATCCGGCGGTGGTGCCGCAGGAGATGCGAAGCCGTTTTTTCGAGAAATCGGTGTCGTGGGGAAAAACCAATGGGTTCGGATTGGGGACCTATGGCGCGAAGCTCATGGCGGAATTCATGAATGGGTCCATTGATTTCACGAGCAATGAAGCGGATGGCACAACCGTGACCGTGTCCCTGCCCGGGGCTGTGGCCAGAGCCTAA
- the rlmD gene encoding 23S rRNA (uracil(1939)-C(5))-methyltransferase RlmD: MPLKKEDLVECTIESLAFGGRGVAHVDGMAVFVADALPGDTVKVRIVRAKKRFAEGVAETVVTPSSFRVAPKCAHFGQCGGCALQNLDYSRQLEEKANQVQNALSRIGQADIAMDAPAPSPSLWTYRNKMEFAFEQQDGSLHLGLRSRLPAGEKGLPPVLDIEECHLCAERDIEIVRMVREFCRESGIQAYDPKTQNGFWRHLVIRHTALGEMLVHVITSSDSRKYSSVEALGAALVERFSELTSFVHSSRSKRSTQAVGEYVEFRLGTKAIEEKVGHTRYHVSPNMFFQTNSAGAEVLFNTIREYGEFDGSESLLDLYCGAGAIGLYMADSVERVVGFEISEESIAKAFSSAKLNEFENCDFAVGSLDDGLGNLKKFPKFDMVVVDPPRSGMHENMAKALLILAPPKIVAVSCDPATLARDVKRLSDKYDIVRARAVDMFPHTHHIETVALLVRK, translated from the coding sequence ATGCCCTTGAAAAAAGAAGATCTCGTCGAATGTACTATTGAATCCCTTGCCTTTGGTGGCAGAGGGGTGGCCCATGTGGACGGTATGGCCGTCTTTGTGGCGGACGCACTGCCCGGTGATACGGTCAAAGTCCGTATTGTCCGTGCCAAGAAACGCTTTGCCGAGGGTGTGGCAGAAACCGTGGTCACGCCGTCTTCGTTTCGGGTTGCGCCGAAATGTGCGCATTTCGGACAGTGCGGCGGATGTGCTCTCCAGAATCTGGACTATTCTCGCCAGCTCGAAGAAAAGGCGAATCAGGTCCAGAATGCTCTTTCCCGGATCGGTCAGGCGGACATCGCCATGGATGCTCCGGCCCCGTCTCCGTCTCTCTGGACATATCGCAACAAGATGGAATTCGCCTTTGAACAACAGGACGGCAGCCTGCATCTCGGTTTGCGAAGCCGACTCCCGGCCGGAGAAAAGGGGTTGCCCCCGGTGCTCGACATCGAGGAATGCCATCTGTGCGCGGAACGGGATATCGAAATTGTACGCATGGTCCGCGAATTTTGTCGTGAATCCGGTATTCAGGCATATGACCCGAAAACACAAAACGGGTTTTGGCGACATCTCGTGATCCGGCACACCGCGCTCGGTGAGATGCTGGTTCATGTCATAACTTCTTCTGATTCGCGGAAGTATTCGTCGGTGGAAGCTTTGGGTGCGGCCCTGGTCGAGCGGTTTTCCGAATTGACTTCCTTTGTCCATTCGTCCCGTTCAAAGCGGAGCACGCAGGCAGTGGGTGAATATGTCGAGTTTCGACTTGGAACAAAAGCCATCGAGGAAAAGGTCGGACATACTCGATATCATGTTTCTCCCAATATGTTTTTCCAGACCAACTCCGCCGGAGCCGAGGTCCTCTTTAATACCATTCGAGAATACGGGGAATTTGATGGCTCGGAGAGCCTCCTTGATCTGTATTGCGGCGCAGGAGCCATCGGGCTGTACATGGCCGATTCGGTCGAGCGTGTCGTGGGCTTCGAAATAAGTGAAGAATCCATTGCCAAGGCCTTTTCATCGGCAAAGCTCAATGAGTTTGAGAACTGTGATTTTGCGGTCGGTTCGCTGGATGACGGACTTGGCAACCTCAAGAAGTTTCCGAAATTCGATATGGTGGTGGTCGATCCGCCCCGTTCAGGGATGCATGAAAACATGGCCAAGGCCCTGCTTATTCTCGCACCGCCCAAGATTGTGGCCGTGTCCTGCGATCCCGCCACATTGGCCAGAGACGTGAAACGACTGTCTGACAAGTACGATATTGTTCGAGCGCGTGCCGTGGATATGTTCCCGCATACCCATCATATTGAAACCGTGGCCTTGCTGGTCAGAAAGTAA
- a CDS encoding HD domain-containing protein, protein MSVIIRKSLLELVFSGAFMKRWNDKLRPMELVEVDKQGHKMIVAWLLFLLNSKTMDVARKRALGESIIKGGIYDYLYRLVITDIKPPVFYRIKENAEDYRTLSNWVLDQLKPRIMPLGEDFMQGMHEYLMEPEDKGLARRILNAAHLYASYSEFKLLKSINTMDPELIEIEASFVSRLEHLQDLTGVSELLNEDGNVLGRFARMCGRLRYQKRWSQTPRVPETSVLGHMFIVAVYSWFFSMEVGACRARCQNNFFSGLFHDLPELLTRDIISPVKGASQEIGDLIHDYETLELDRVVLKPLKDGGYKDIADRLEYFLGLEVGSEFKATIRRDGVVEEASDADLAGEYNLDILDPKDGPLLKVSDSLAAYIEAHTALKNGISSGQLHHALYRIQQTYTERPVIAGVQVSALLADFD, encoded by the coding sequence ATGTCTGTCATCATCAGGAAGAGCTTGCTTGAACTCGTTTTCTCCGGCGCATTCATGAAACGGTGGAACGATAAGTTGCGGCCCATGGAGTTGGTAGAAGTGGATAAACAGGGGCACAAGATGATTGTGGCCTGGCTGCTTTTTTTGTTGAACTCGAAGACCATGGATGTGGCCCGGAAACGCGCGCTCGGTGAATCCATCATCAAGGGTGGCATCTACGATTACCTGTATCGGCTGGTCATCACGGACATCAAGCCGCCGGTGTTCTATCGGATCAAGGAAAATGCCGAAGACTATCGAACCCTGTCCAATTGGGTGCTGGATCAGCTCAAACCCCGGATCATGCCGTTGGGCGAAGACTTTATGCAGGGGATGCACGAATATCTTATGGAGCCGGAAGACAAAGGGCTTGCCCGGCGCATTTTGAATGCGGCCCACCTGTATGCGAGTTATTCCGAATTCAAGTTGCTGAAATCCATCAATACCATGGACCCTGAACTCATCGAGATCGAAGCAAGTTTCGTGTCTCGTCTGGAGCATTTGCAAGACCTGACCGGAGTGTCTGAATTGCTGAACGAGGATGGCAATGTGCTTGGCCGATTTGCGCGCATGTGTGGCCGACTGCGATATCAGAAAAGATGGTCGCAAACTCCACGCGTGCCGGAAACATCGGTGCTGGGGCACATGTTCATCGTGGCGGTGTATTCCTGGTTTTTCAGTATGGAAGTGGGGGCGTGTCGTGCCCGCTGTCAGAATAATTTCTTTTCCGGACTGTTCCACGATTTGCCCGAGTTGCTGACCAGGGATATCATTTCTCCGGTCAAGGGAGCGTCGCAGGAGATCGGGGATCTGATTCATGATTATGAGACGCTCGAATTGGATCGGGTGGTTCTGAAACCGCTGAAGGATGGCGGATACAAGGATATTGCGGACCGGTTGGAATACTTTCTCGGGCTTGAAGTCGGGTCTGAATTCAAGGCCACCATCCGTCGGGATGGGGTTGTCGAGGAAGCCTCGGACGCAGATCTCGCCGGGGAATATAATCTCGATATCTTGGACCCAAAAGATGGACCGCTCCTCAAGGTTTCGGATTCCTTGGCCGCGTACATCGAGGCCCATACTGCTTTGAAAAATGGTATTTCTTCCGGACAGTTGCATCACGCCCTCTACCGTATTCAGCAGACCTACACTGAGCGTCCCGTTATTGCCGGAGTCCAGGTCAGTGCGTTGCTTGCAGATTTTGATTGA
- a CDS encoding MetS family NSS transporter small subunit produces the protein MNTSAIIMMIVGLGVTWGGAAYCMCLAMRTKKD, from the coding sequence ATGAACACTTCCGCGATTATCATGATGATTGTCGGTCTCGGCGTGACTTGGGGAGGGGCTGCATACTGTATGTGCCTCGCCATGCGTACAAAAAAAGACTAA
- a CDS encoding Rrf2 family transcriptional regulator → MKLTTRSRYGTRMMLDIAQNCQDGPVRIQDIAERQGVSAKYLEKLIRKLKEVGFVKSKRGPRGGHSLAVPAHKIPIGEVVHALEGDGSLVECRSGKEECHRMDICLTRRLWQEAADAMYNHLNTVTLADLLRDADECAQPQLNPLDMRHAS, encoded by the coding sequence ATGAAACTGACAACACGGAGTCGTTACGGAACGCGGATGATGCTTGACATCGCACAGAACTGCCAGGATGGCCCTGTCCGAATTCAGGATATCGCCGAACGGCAAGGCGTATCGGCAAAGTATCTTGAAAAATTGATCCGAAAACTCAAGGAAGTCGGGTTCGTGAAATCTAAGCGGGGACCTCGAGGCGGTCATTCTTTGGCTGTGCCTGCGCATAAGATTCCTATTGGTGAAGTGGTTCATGCCTTGGAAGGTGACGGATCTCTTGTGGAATGTCGGTCCGGTAAGGAAGAATGTCACCGTATGGATATCTGTTTGACTCGTCGCTTGTGGCAGGAAGCCGCGGATGCCATGTACAATCATCTCAACACAGTGACCCTGGCGGATTTGCTTCGGGATGCCGACGAATGCGCTCAGCCGCAGTTGAATCCTTTGGATATGCGGCACGCCAGTTAA
- a CDS encoding DsrE family protein: protein MNCLFAFNGDPMCFVHVLLNALDMEKKGHDPIIVFEGSSVTLIPKLEKKEHPFHSLYITAKEAGLIEGACQACSSKLGVLNAIKTANIPLIGDMAGHPAIANYQAKGYTVITF from the coding sequence ATGAATTGCCTCTTTGCTTTCAATGGTGATCCCATGTGCTTTGTCCACGTCCTCCTGAACGCGCTGGATATGGAAAAGAAAGGCCACGATCCCATCATCGTCTTCGAAGGCTCGTCCGTCACGCTGATCCCGAAATTGGAAAAAAAGGAACATCCTTTCCACAGCCTGTACATCACCGCCAAAGAAGCAGGATTGATCGAAGGAGCCTGCCAGGCTTGTTCTTCAAAACTGGGCGTCCTGAATGCCATAAAAACAGCAAATATTCCGCTTATTGGGGACATGGCAGGGCATCCCGCAATCGCCAATTATCAGGCAAAAGGATATACTGTTATCACATTTTGA
- a CDS encoding CBS domain-containing protein, translated as MMLRKRAWDMMRDEYPTVQDDASLAEAIRVMRKAMVDAPDSQVVVVKTKSGKLAGTINLWKLFKAVKKSVLKDDNLKADGEVDWDQQFANACLICTQLRLDEYLITNPPILKPNDPILVVLDIFLKSRRDWALVVEGDRVMGVVYVTDVYREMTRDMIPIFK; from the coding sequence ATGATGCTGAGAAAACGCGCCTGGGACATGATGCGCGACGAATATCCCACTGTTCAGGACGACGCGAGTCTGGCCGAAGCCATTCGAGTCATGCGGAAAGCCATGGTCGATGCCCCTGATTCCCAAGTCGTGGTGGTCAAGACCAAGAGTGGCAAACTCGCCGGAACCATCAATCTGTGGAAACTCTTCAAAGCAGTCAAGAAGTCAGTCCTCAAGGATGACAATCTCAAAGCCGACGGCGAAGTGGATTGGGATCAGCAATTCGCCAACGCCTGTCTCATCTGCACCCAGCTCAGACTGGATGAATATCTCATTACCAACCCGCCAATCCTCAAGCCCAACGATCCCATCCTCGTCGTGCTCGATATCTTTCTCAAATCTCGCCGAGACTGGGCACTGGTCGTTGAAGGTGATCGCGTGATGGGGGTGGTCTATGTGACTGACGTCTACCGAGAAATGACCAGAGACATGATCCCAATATTCAAATAA
- a CDS encoding sodium-dependent transporter, with amino-acid sequence MAQREQWGSRAGFVLAAVGSAIGLGNIWRFPYMAYENGGGAFIIPYIFALLTAGIPFMILEFGMGHKYRGSAPKVFRSISEKWEFLGWMQVLIAFVISVYYIAVIGWSINYTGFALNQSWGSDPKGFFFGEYLGLSGSPFELNGIRWQILGACTLAWGITWLAITSGVRKGIERACKILIPLLFFLVLVLIARVVTLPGAMTGLSYLFTPDFSRLTDFSVWADAYGQIFFSLSIAFAIMLAYSSYLPKKSDINNNAAMTVFINCGFSMLAGVMIFGVLGHMAEATGQSVTDVAGAGVGLAFVTIPAAINTMPAATFIGTLFFLCLTMAGISSHISIVEAVSSSFIDKFGWSRRKTASTICAIGFGLTVVFTTGGGLLILDIVDHFINNLCILGVALVEIILMSYIIGLDEIQKHVNRTSDFSVGNAWRFCLKIVTVVVLGYSFIMIVYTDMGTPYGGYANKDLILLGWALLPATFILGLILNMQKAARSFLNND; translated from the coding sequence ATGGCTCAACGTGAACAATGGGGCTCCCGTGCCGGTTTTGTACTGGCAGCGGTCGGTTCCGCAATCGGTCTGGGAAACATCTGGCGTTTTCCCTACATGGCGTATGAGAATGGCGGCGGCGCATTCATCATCCCCTACATCTTCGCTCTTCTCACAGCCGGTATTCCTTTCATGATTCTGGAATTCGGCATGGGACACAAATATCGCGGCTCCGCACCCAAGGTATTCCGGTCCATCAGTGAAAAATGGGAATTCCTCGGCTGGATGCAGGTTCTGATCGCCTTTGTCATTTCAGTGTATTATATTGCAGTCATCGGCTGGAGCATCAACTACACTGGCTTTGCCCTGAATCAATCCTGGGGATCAGATCCCAAAGGATTCTTCTTTGGCGAATATCTCGGTCTGTCCGGCTCTCCGTTTGAATTGAACGGCATCCGCTGGCAAATTCTCGGGGCATGTACCCTGGCATGGGGCATCACCTGGCTCGCCATCACATCCGGCGTTCGCAAGGGTATTGAGCGCGCCTGCAAGATCCTCATCCCACTGCTCTTCTTCCTGGTCCTCGTCCTGATTGCCCGCGTTGTGACCCTGCCCGGCGCTATGACCGGCCTGAGCTATCTGTTCACTCCGGACTTTTCCAGGCTGACCGATTTCTCGGTCTGGGCTGATGCCTATGGTCAGATTTTCTTCTCCCTGTCCATCGCCTTTGCCATCATGTTGGCATACTCCAGCTATCTGCCAAAAAAATCCGACATCAACAACAACGCGGCCATGACCGTCTTCATCAACTGTGGATTCTCCATGCTTGCCGGTGTCATGATTTTTGGCGTTCTCGGGCACATGGCAGAAGCCACGGGCCAAAGCGTCACTGACGTGGCTGGCGCTGGCGTTGGATTGGCTTTTGTCACCATCCCGGCTGCTATCAACACCATGCCGGCAGCAACCTTCATCGGTACCCTGTTCTTCCTGTGTCTGACCATGGCAGGAATCAGTTCGCACATTTCCATCGTGGAAGCAGTGTCCTCCTCCTTCATCGACAAGTTCGGTTGGAGCCGGAGAAAAACCGCGTCCACCATCTGTGCAATCGGTTTCGGTCTGACCGTGGTCTTCACCACGGGCGGCGGCCTGCTTATCCTCGACATCGTGGACCACTTCATCAACAACCTCTGCATCCTCGGAGTTGCGTTGGTCGAAATCATTCTGATGAGCTACATCATCGGTCTGGATGAAATTCAAAAGCATGTAAACAGGACTTCCGATTTCAGCGTCGGCAACGCTTGGAGATTCTGTCTCAAGATCGTCACGGTCGTCGTGCTCGGATATTCCTTCATCATGATCGTGTACACCGATATGGGCACACCCTACGGCGGATACGCCAACAAGGACCTGATCCTGCTCGGTTGGGCATTGCTCCCCGCAACCTTCATTCTGGGGCTGATCCTCAACATGCAGAAGGCTGCCCGCAGCTTCTTGAACAACGACTAG